From Thamnophis elegans isolate rThaEle1 chromosome 12, rThaEle1.pri, whole genome shotgun sequence, one genomic window encodes:
- the TSC22D3 gene encoding TSC22 domain family protein 3 isoform X2, with protein MSTGLYPLPMEVAVYQLHNFSISFFSSLLGADVVSVKLDNSASGASVVAIDNKIEQAMDLVKNHLMFAVREEVEVLKEQIKELAEKNSRLERENHLLKNLASPEQLQKFRSHLPCLEAPGTPEMKTSTSQGTAAPAQHRASSAV; from the exons ATGAGCACAGGCCTCTACCCGCTCCCGATGGAGGTGGCTGTCTACCAGCTGCACaacttctccatctccttcttctcctccttactGGGGGCGGACGTGGTGTCGGTCAAGCTAGACaacag CGCGTCCGGGGCCAGTGTGGTCGCCATCGACAACAAGATCGAACAGGCCATG gaCCTGGTTAAGAATCACCTGATGTTCGCGGTGCGGGAGGAGGTGGAAGTGCTCAAGGAGCAGATCAAAGAACTAGCCGAGAAGAACTCCCGCCTGGAGCGGGAGAACCACTTGCTGAAGAACCTGGCTAGCCCCGAGCAGCTGCAGAAGTTCCGCTCCCATCTGCCCTGCCTGGAGGCTCCAGGGACCCCCGAGATGAAGACGTCTACAAGCCAAGGGACGGCTGCCCCGGCCCAACACAGGGCGAGCTCTGCGGTGTAA
- the TSC22D3 gene encoding TSC22 domain family protein 3 isoform X1: MSNSPLKELRSPVGLDCCSCCLDLANGPLGYNRNLSPLFQLREQLACESFGAASELRRLMRQGSLEPVVRDPRYLLSRGICNRNVDQTLLSILLFFHSASGASVVAIDNKIEQAMDLVKNHLMFAVREEVEVLKEQIKELAEKNSRLERENHLLKNLASPEQLQKFRSHLPCLEAPGTPEMKTSTSQGTAAPAQHRASSAV; this comes from the exons ATGTCGAACTCCCCCCTGAAGGAGCTCCGCTCGCCGGTGGGGCTGGACTGCTGCAGCTGCTGCCTGGACCTGGCCAACGGGCCCCTGGGCTACAACCGCAACCTGAGCCCCCTCTTCCAGCTGCGGGAGCAGCTGGCGTGCGAGAGCTTCGGCGCGGCGTCCGAGCTGAGGCGCCTCATGCGGCAGGGCTCCCTGGAGCCCGTGGTGCGCGATCCCCGCTACCTGCTCAGCCGCGGGATCTGCAACCGGAACGTCGACCAGACGCTGCTCTCCATCCTGCTCTTCTTCCACAG CGCGTCCGGGGCCAGTGTGGTCGCCATCGACAACAAGATCGAACAGGCCATG gaCCTGGTTAAGAATCACCTGATGTTCGCGGTGCGGGAGGAGGTGGAAGTGCTCAAGGAGCAGATCAAAGAACTAGCCGAGAAGAACTCCCGCCTGGAGCGGGAGAACCACTTGCTGAAGAACCTGGCTAGCCCCGAGCAGCTGCAGAAGTTCCGCTCCCATCTGCCCTGCCTGGAGGCTCCAGGGACCCCCGAGATGAAGACGTCTACAAGCCAAGGGACGGCTGCCCCGGCCCAACACAGGGCGAGCTCTGCGGTGTAA